A single genomic interval of Shewanella halotolerans harbors:
- a CDS encoding DUF4823 domain-containing protein, giving the protein MIKKITLLTSALLLTACSSTYQHSALQAPIAKLDPAKGVLIAMPKDGWYGNQEYRNSGRMTANAVRSAFSKYTSKVSIAADCVDDDCLKQLDANQFGYFVKPIILHWEDRATEWSGIPDTIEIQLIVLDAQTKQEIANASYTGKSKWASFGGDHPQDLLPEPTNEFVSSLYK; this is encoded by the coding sequence ATGATAAAAAAGATAACACTTCTTACCTCTGCATTATTACTCACAGCTTGTAGCTCGACCTATCAACACTCGGCGCTACAGGCCCCCATTGCCAAGTTAGATCCTGCCAAAGGCGTATTAATCGCCATGCCCAAAGATGGCTGGTATGGCAACCAAGAATATCGTAACTCAGGCCGGATGACGGCCAATGCTGTGCGAAGCGCCTTCTCCAAATACACAAGTAAGGTCAGTATCGCGGCCGATTGCGTGGATGATGACTGCCTAAAACAGCTCGATGCCAATCAGTTTGGCTACTTTGTCAAACCTATCATTCTTCACTGGGAAGACAGGGCAACCGAATGGTCAGGGATCCCTGACACCATAGAGATTCAGCTTATCGTCTTGGATGCACAGACCAAGCAAGAGATCGCCAACGCGTCATACACAGGCAAGAGTAAATGGGCCAGTTTCGGCGGCGATCATCCGCAGGACCTCTTACCTGAGCCCACCAATGAGTTTGTGAGTAGCCTTTACAAATAG
- a CDS encoding SMI1/KNR4 family protein has product MKATLPKEYIEFFKSSDQLWGETDYEFGGYFELEPLDKIEQMNNDIGIAQDAPGFIAFACDGGGEVFVFDESGQIFLLPLIGMEPSVAVKLASSWSEFETHIVQNA; this is encoded by the coding sequence ATGAAAGCTACTTTACCTAAAGAATACATAGAGTTTTTTAAATCATCAGATCAGCTATGGGGTGAGACTGACTATGAATTTGGCGGGTATTTTGAGCTTGAGCCACTAGATAAAATTGAGCAAATGAACAATGACATCGGCATAGCTCAAGATGCACCTGGGTTCATTGCCTTCGCTTGTGATGGCGGAGGTGAAGTATTTGTATTCGATGAGTCTGGCCAAATATTTCTATTGCCCTTAATTGGTATGGAGCCAAGTGTAGCAGTAAAGCTTGCATCGTCTTGGAGTGAATTTGAAACACATATTGTGCAAAATGCATAA
- a CDS encoding S46 family peptidase produces MKKLLVSVALAAAFGAQADEGMWQPYQLPAMADELKAKGLEIDAKSISKLTEFPMNAVISLGGCTASFVSPKGLVVTNHHCAYGSIQYNSTPEKNLLKDGFLAKNYGEELPATPGSRIYVTEAVTNVTDEVKAGLENKVGNDFYQGIEAKEKQLVAQCEADDGYRCQVYSFHGGLEYYLVKQLEIRDVRLVYNPAASVGKYGGDIDNWMWPRHTGDFSFYRGYVSKDGKPADFSKDNVPYEPKSFLKVSAKGVSDGDFVMVAGYPGRTNRYRTANEVENQFEWAYPEGKMLRERFIEIIKETAPEGSDERIKYESLIAGLANYAKNFTSMIEFYGKSTMLDDRKAREAALTAWINKDSKRQAQYGQTMAELDKLIKESQEHQARDIILGYIGYTTMLPTARSLYRLANEKQLDDMAREPGYQDRDMTRFKSGLERIDRRYAPSVDKAVVLDLLSRYAKLPSEERIPELDKAFGIGKKFDAAKLSKVLDKMYAKTELGDKATRLAWMDKSVADFKASKDPFIQFAVAMYDTDMAQEKKEKELYGKLMKVRPQYMDAIIAYNKELGKPVYADANSSLRVTVGHVKGYSPQDGLVAVPFTRLEGIVAKDTGEDPFDAPKKQLELIKQKQYGDYYVKSIDSVPVNFLSTLDTTGGNSGSPTLNGRAELVGLLFDGVYESIIGDWGYDTDTNRSIQVDSRYMLWVMKYLDNADNLLAEMEIVH; encoded by the coding sequence ATGAAAAAGTTACTCGTGTCAGTGGCGCTCGCCGCTGCCTTCGGCGCTCAAGCCGATGAGGGGATGTGGCAGCCCTATCAACTGCCTGCCATGGCAGATGAGCTGAAGGCCAAAGGGCTGGAAATCGACGCCAAATCTATCTCTAAACTCACCGAATTCCCCATGAACGCCGTGATCAGCCTAGGTGGCTGTACCGCGTCGTTCGTATCGCCTAAGGGCCTGGTAGTGACTAACCATCACTGTGCCTATGGCTCGATTCAATACAACTCGACCCCAGAGAAGAACCTGCTAAAAGATGGCTTCCTGGCGAAGAACTACGGCGAAGAGCTACCCGCTACCCCAGGTTCACGCATCTATGTCACCGAAGCCGTGACCAATGTGACCGATGAGGTGAAAGCCGGCCTTGAAAACAAGGTAGGCAATGACTTCTATCAGGGCATCGAAGCCAAAGAGAAGCAGTTGGTTGCCCAGTGTGAGGCCGATGATGGCTATCGCTGTCAGGTTTACAGCTTCCACGGCGGCCTGGAGTACTACCTGGTTAAGCAGCTTGAGATTCGTGACGTACGTCTGGTGTATAACCCGGCGGCTAGCGTAGGTAAGTACGGCGGCGACATCGACAACTGGATGTGGCCACGTCATACAGGTGACTTCTCTTTCTATCGCGGCTATGTGTCGAAAGATGGCAAGCCTGCTGATTTCAGCAAAGACAACGTGCCTTACGAGCCTAAGAGCTTCCTTAAGGTGTCTGCCAAGGGCGTGAGCGATGGCGACTTCGTCATGGTTGCCGGCTACCCGGGTCGCACCAATCGTTACCGCACCGCCAACGAGGTGGAAAACCAGTTCGAGTGGGCCTATCCAGAAGGCAAGATGCTGCGTGAACGCTTCATCGAGATCATCAAGGAAACCGCGCCTGAGGGCAGCGACGAGCGCATCAAGTATGAGAGCCTGATCGCCGGTCTGGCCAACTATGCCAAAAACTTCACCTCGATGATCGAGTTCTATGGCAAGTCGACCATGCTCGACGATCGCAAGGCCCGCGAGGCGGCATTGACTGCCTGGATCAACAAAGACAGCAAGCGTCAGGCCCAGTATGGCCAAACCATGGCGGAGCTGGACAAGCTGATCAAAGAGAGTCAGGAGCATCAGGCCCGCGACATCATCTTAGGTTATATCGGTTACACCACCATGCTGCCGACTGCCCGTAGCCTCTACCGTCTGGCTAACGAGAAGCAGCTGGACGACATGGCGCGTGAGCCTGGCTACCAGGATCGCGACATGACCCGCTTCAAGTCGGGCCTTGAGCGTATCGACCGTCGTTATGCACCGAGTGTGGATAAGGCCGTGGTACTGGATCTGCTGAGCCGTTACGCCAAGCTGCCTAGCGAAGAGCGCATCCCTGAGCTGGACAAGGCATTCGGCATAGGCAAGAAGTTCGACGCTGCCAAGCTGAGCAAGGTACTGGATAAGATGTACGCCAAGACAGAGCTGGGTGACAAGGCGACTCGTCTTGCCTGGATGGACAAGTCGGTAGCCGACTTCAAGGCCTCTAAAGATCCTTTCATTCAGTTTGCCGTTGCCATGTATGACACTGATATGGCCCAGGAGAAGAAAGAGAAGGAGCTGTATGGCAAGTTGATGAAGGTGCGTCCTCAATATATGGATGCCATCATCGCCTACAACAAGGAGCTGGGTAAGCCAGTGTACGCCGACGCCAACTCTAGCCTGCGTGTGACCGTGGGTCATGTGAAGGGTTACTCGCCACAAGATGGTCTGGTTGCCGTACCTTTCACTCGCCTGGAAGGCATAGTGGCTAAAGACACGGGTGAAGATCCGTTCGACGCGCCTAAGAAGCAGCTTGAGCTGATCAAGCAGAAGCAATATGGCGACTACTATGTGAAGTCTATCGACTCTGTGCCGGTGAACTTCCTGTCGACTCTAGATACCACAGGTGGTAACTCAGGTTCACCAACCCTTAACGGCCGCGCCGAGCTGGTTGGCCTGCTGTTTGACGGCGTCTATGAGTCAATTATCGGCGACTGGGGCTACGATACCGACACCAACCGTTCTATCCAGGTAGACAGCCGCTACATGCTATGGGTGATGAAGTATCTGGACAACGCCGACAACCTGCTGGCGGAAATGGAGATTGTTCACTAA
- a CDS encoding aromatic amino acid transport family protein, producing MNLKMLGSIAIVAGTAIGGGMLALPLATASLGTIPALLLLVAIWGVSIYTSLLMLEINLRAGVGLNVHAITGKTLGKVGQLIQGGSFLSLLFALTMVYLMGGSSLLESRFEPLGIKVNHEAAVLIFTLVFGGFIAIGVSWIDKVSRLLFSAMVALFVIVVLFLLPEVSPNYILRESATELVSKGELGNLWLAAIPVVFTSFGFHVCIATIVRYLDGDAMSLRKVLMIGSTIPLVCYILWLMVTLGTVGGATVYGFEGSLPKLVSALQGIAHSDILRQCIDLFANLALITSFLGVTMSLFDYIAELTRARDNLLGRLQTWLITFVPPLLCALYYPDGFIKVLGFAALPLVVMIIFLPIAMALGQRKQNLGGYQVSGGQFALAASALVGLVIIAAQLWVAL from the coding sequence GTGAACTTAAAAATGCTTGGCTCTATTGCCATCGTTGCGGGGACCGCAATTGGGGGAGGCATGTTGGCCTTGCCTCTGGCAACTGCTTCATTGGGGACGATTCCAGCCTTACTACTATTAGTGGCGATCTGGGGGGTATCTATCTATACCTCTTTGTTGATGTTAGAGATTAACTTACGTGCCGGTGTGGGGCTGAACGTCCACGCCATCACGGGCAAGACCTTAGGCAAGGTTGGCCAGCTGATCCAGGGGGGCTCCTTCTTGAGCCTGCTGTTTGCCCTGACCATGGTCTATCTGATGGGCGGTTCCTCCCTGCTGGAGTCTCGCTTCGAACCTCTGGGGATCAAGGTGAACCACGAGGCGGCGGTACTCATCTTTACCTTGGTGTTCGGTGGTTTCATCGCCATCGGCGTCTCCTGGATCGATAAGGTCTCACGTCTGCTCTTTAGCGCCATGGTAGCCCTGTTTGTTATCGTGGTGCTCTTCCTGCTACCCGAAGTCAGCCCAAACTATATCCTGCGTGAATCAGCCACCGAATTGGTGTCTAAGGGCGAGCTGGGTAACCTCTGGCTGGCAGCCATTCCTGTGGTGTTTACCTCTTTCGGTTTCCACGTCTGTATCGCAACGATTGTGCGTTACCTGGATGGCGACGCCATGTCACTGCGTAAGGTACTCATGATTGGCTCGACCATCCCCTTGGTGTGCTACATCCTCTGGTTGATGGTGACCCTGGGCACTGTGGGCGGCGCGACCGTGTACGGTTTCGAAGGCTCTCTGCCTAAGCTGGTGTCGGCGCTGCAGGGCATCGCCCACTCAGACATTTTACGTCAATGTATCGATTTGTTTGCAAACCTGGCGCTGATCACCTCTTTCCTCGGGGTGACCATGAGCCTGTTCGACTATATTGCTGAGCTGACTCGCGCCAGAGACAACCTGCTGGGTCGCCTGCAGACCTGGTTGATAACCTTTGTGCCGCCGCTGCTGTGCGCCCTCTACTATCCTGATGGTTTCATTAAGGTATTAGGTTTCGCGGCCCTGCCGCTGGTGGTGATGATCATCTTCCTGCCTATCGCCATGGCGCTGGGACAGCGTAAGCAAAACCTGGGCGGTTACCAGGTGAGTGGTGGTCAGTTTGCACTTGCGGCATCGGCGTTGGTGGGTCTGGTGATTATCGCCGCCCAGCTCTGGGTTGCGCTGTAA
- a CDS encoding TMEM165/GDT1 family protein, with protein MEALLASTFTVAIAEIGDKTQLLALILAARFKNKTAIILGILLSTLANHFAAAWVGQWAINWISPEMATYIVAFSFFAIALWVLVPDKVDAEESRFYQMGPFIATFILFFLAEMGDKTQVATVVLAAKYDALPLVVLGTTLGMMIANVPVVIAGHFSAEKLPMKWIHRGCAALFALLGVATLLY; from the coding sequence ATGGAAGCATTACTCGCCTCAACCTTCACTGTCGCTATCGCCGAGATAGGTGACAAGACCCAGCTGCTGGCACTGATCCTCGCCGCAAGATTCAAAAATAAGACCGCGATTATCCTGGGGATACTGCTATCTACCCTGGCTAACCATTTTGCCGCCGCCTGGGTTGGCCAGTGGGCCATCAACTGGATAAGCCCAGAGATGGCCACCTATATCGTCGCCTTCTCCTTCTTCGCCATCGCCCTCTGGGTACTGGTGCCCGACAAGGTCGACGCCGAAGAGAGTCGCTTCTATCAGATGGGCCCCTTTATCGCCACCTTCATTCTCTTCTTCCTCGCCGAGATGGGCGACAAGACTCAGGTTGCCACGGTCGTGCTGGCCGCCAAGTATGACGCCCTGCCGCTTGTGGTACTGGGCACCACACTGGGGATGATGATCGCCAACGTGCCTGTGGTGATCGCCGGTCATTTCAGCGCCGAGAAGCTGCCGATGAAATGGATCCACCGAGGCTGCGCCGCCCTGTTCGCCCTGCTGGGTGTGGCGACTCTGCTCTATTAA
- the katB gene encoding catalase KatB has protein sequence MTTNYLTSQNGAPIADDQNSLSAGERGPLLLQDWHLIEKLAHFNRERIPERIVHAKGTGVYGTFTLTKDLSDYTVADHFNGEGKQTETFVRFSTVGGEMGSADAERDPRGFGLRFYTKRGNHDIVGNNTPTFFLRDGIKFPDFIHTQKRNPMTNLKDPQAMWDFWSLNPEAMHQVTILMSDRGIPANYRQMHGYGSHTFSFWNAKGERFWVKFHFKSQQGVVNLTNEQADKLKGIDPDSSQRDMVAAIQDANFPRWTVNVQIMPEADANTYHINPFDLTKVWPHGDYPLIEIGVLELNRLPQNYFAEVEQVALAPSNLVPGVGASPDKMLQARLFAYADAQRYRIGANYNQLPVNCPHATQANHHQRGGAMAGTQCPFSGSQTGGDASANYGPNSTQSALVEPTQFAEPPLRLDGEADRYSRYDQDDYTQAGNLYRIFSEEEKARLAATISGSLSQASMDVQERMLAHFFKADEDYGQRIKQGLGL, from the coding sequence ATGACAACCAACTACTTAACCAGCCAAAATGGCGCACCCATTGCGGACGATCAAAACTCTCTCTCTGCCGGCGAGCGTGGCCCGCTACTGCTACAGGACTGGCACCTTATCGAGAAGCTGGCGCACTTTAACCGTGAGCGTATCCCCGAGCGTATCGTCCACGCCAAGGGCACGGGTGTGTACGGAACCTTCACCCTGACCAAAGATCTGAGCGACTACACCGTCGCCGACCACTTCAACGGCGAAGGCAAGCAGACTGAGACCTTCGTGCGCTTTTCGACCGTGGGCGGCGAGATGGGTTCGGCCGACGCCGAGCGCGATCCCCGTGGTTTCGGCCTGCGTTTCTACACCAAGCGCGGTAACCACGATATCGTCGGTAACAACACCCCGACCTTCTTCCTGCGTGATGGCATCAAGTTCCCGGACTTCATCCACACCCAGAAGCGTAACCCTATGACTAACCTGAAAGATCCACAGGCGATGTGGGACTTCTGGTCGCTTAATCCAGAGGCGATGCATCAGGTGACTATCTTGATGTCAGACCGTGGTATTCCGGCTAACTATCGTCAGATGCACGGCTACGGCTCGCACACCTTCTCCTTCTGGAATGCTAAGGGAGAACGTTTCTGGGTCAAGTTCCACTTCAAGTCACAGCAGGGCGTGGTTAACCTGACCAACGAGCAGGCGGACAAGCTTAAGGGGATCGACCCCGACTCGTCACAGCGTGACATGGTGGCGGCTATCCAGGACGCTAACTTCCCGCGCTGGACGGTGAATGTGCAGATCATGCCTGAGGCCGATGCTAACACTTATCACATCAACCCGTTCGATCTGACCAAGGTGTGGCCACATGGCGACTACCCGCTGATCGAGATAGGTGTGCTGGAGCTTAACCGTCTGCCGCAGAACTACTTCGCCGAGGTGGAGCAGGTGGCCTTAGCGCCGAGTAACCTGGTGCCAGGCGTAGGCGCCTCGCCGGACAAGATGTTGCAGGCCCGTCTGTTTGCCTATGCCGATGCCCAGCGCTACCGTATCGGCGCCAACTATAACCAGTTGCCGGTAAACTGCCCTCATGCGACTCAGGCTAACCATCATCAGCGTGGCGGTGCCATGGCGGGAACCCAGTGCCCCTTCAGTGGCAGTCAGACGGGCGGCGATGCCAGCGCCAACTATGGGCCGAACAGCACTCAGTCTGCCCTGGTGGAGCCGACACAGTTTGCCGAGCCACCGCTGAGACTCGATGGTGAAGCCGACCGTTACAGCCGTTACGACCAGGATGACTACACCCAGGCGGGTAACCTGTATCGCATCTTCTCAGAAGAGGAGAAGGCCAGACTGGCGGCGACCATCTCAGGCTCTCTCAGTCAGGCGAGCATGGATGTGCAGGAGCGCATGTTGGCCCACTTCTTCAAGGCTGATGAAGACTATGGCCAACGCATCAAGCAGGGCTTAGGTTTGTAA
- a CDS encoding YgjV family protein, with protein sequence METATIWEWVGYLASVVVAISLMMSNIKKLRWWNLIGAALFVAYGLAIGALPVALVNFFIVLIDAFYLVKLYQVAKVKLDKDS encoded by the coding sequence ATGGAAACGGCAACAATTTGGGAATGGGTCGGCTATCTGGCCTCTGTGGTGGTCGCCATCTCCCTCATGATGTCAAACATCAAGAAGCTGCGTTGGTGGAACCTGATCGGCGCAGCCCTGTTTGTCGCCTACGGCCTGGCCATCGGCGCCCTGCCTGTGGCCTTGGTGAACTTCTTCATCGTGTTGATCGATGCCTTCTATCTGGTGAAGCTGTATCAGGTCGCCAAGGTTAAGCTGGACAAGGACAGCTGA
- a CDS encoding PaaI family thioesterase has translation MSIWFRPVTLEDCAKMDAGMHGKGTLMQTLGITISEIGEDYMKATMPASPAVHNPLGIVHGGANVALAETVASYAANFVVDFENYYCVGQEINANHLKASRNGTLTATAKPVHLGKRSSVWEVLIHNSAGELCCISRMTAAVVKRQAMV, from the coding sequence ATGAGCATTTGGTTTAGACCCGTTACCCTGGAAGATTGCGCCAAGATGGACGCAGGCATGCATGGCAAAGGCACCTTGATGCAGACCCTGGGGATCACCATCAGCGAGATTGGCGAGGACTACATGAAGGCGACCATGCCGGCTTCGCCAGCGGTGCACAACCCCTTGGGGATAGTTCATGGCGGCGCCAATGTGGCACTGGCCGAGACTGTGGCCAGCTATGCGGCCAACTTCGTGGTGGATTTTGAGAACTACTATTGTGTCGGTCAGGAGATCAACGCCAACCATCTTAAGGCGTCGCGCAACGGCACCCTGACGGCAACCGCCAAGCCGGTTCACCTGGGCAAACGCAGCTCGGTGTGGGAGGTGTTGATCCACAACAGCGCGGGTGAACTCTGCTGTATCTCGCGTATGACGGCGGCCGTGGTTAAGCGTCAGGCGATGGTCTGA
- the exeM gene encoding extracellular exonuclease ExeM encodes MDNVKKLSVLALSIAAALPVSAKADLLISEYVEGNSNNKAIELYNSGDAALDLTGYKLVRYKDGDTNALDMVALDGLTIDAKKLKVILHPSAEIALGSDVDSSTGNLYFNGGDAVALVKDGAVVDIIGAVPTPSGWGMNITMQRNTDALVASNVFVESQWKVLPVDTFTGLGNLDGASAPTEPEAPAFTCTGAKITPIYSVQGAGKSSPLIADGEYASKEEVTIRGVVTARGDSLFKGFYLQEVEGDNSPYTSDGIFVFLGEAAGEEIQPGVEVCVQGLVKEYYGLTQVDIKADKKIEVGENVGAPAAQPFYVADGESLGDALERFEGMHVVLDAGSDMKVSRTFSYDYAARRNNMMLSYKAPLMKATQLYPAMSDEAIALEAQNRANQLFIESDYKAKDGEVPYFPTFNAENGYIRVGDQLTNLQGVVSYSYNEYRLVATNEIVAGDFIRGDDRSDAPAIATKGDIRVASFNVLNFFNNAVGGDDTPADNRGANTEEEMLLQRTKIVNAITAMNADIVGLMEIGNNGFGEKSAIQNLLDALNAELSDADAYSFVEINDADKYQGKFVGSDAITVGMLYRAAKVTPSGDAFLIATPEQHATAGVVTRGEGDKAELSPAFDKYQRHSLGQTFKIHDEQLTVVVNHLKSKGSGCVEDWANYEDKSDPADLQGKCNEFRVSAAKVIGDALQDVKGDLLVIGDMNAYGKEDPIRVLTDFDAANSDRDIMTASWTTLDGKVYEREGSKIEKGYGLINLNTKVHGPDTYSYSYNGELGNLDHALANTSLAERVLDIQDWHINAVESNLFEYGSKYTGELAKSENAFSASDHDPVIVALSYPAPKPEPKPEPEEKDDGGSLGYLGLMLLGLAGLRRRN; translated from the coding sequence ATGGATAATGTTAAGAAGTTGTCAGTGCTTGCACTGTCAATAGCCGCGGCTTTGCCCGTTTCTGCGAAAGCCGACCTGCTCATCAGCGAATACGTTGAAGGCAACAGCAACAATAAGGCGATCGAGCTGTACAATTCAGGCGACGCCGCCTTAGATCTTACCGGCTACAAGCTGGTGCGCTACAAAGATGGCGATACCAATGCCTTAGATATGGTCGCCCTAGACGGTCTCACCATAGATGCCAAAAAACTCAAAGTGATCTTACACCCAAGTGCCGAAATCGCCCTAGGTAGCGATGTCGACAGCAGCACGGGTAATCTCTATTTCAACGGCGGTGATGCCGTAGCACTGGTCAAAGATGGTGCCGTGGTTGACATCATAGGTGCCGTGCCTACGCCTAGCGGCTGGGGCATGAACATCACCATGCAGCGCAACACAGATGCCCTTGTTGCATCAAATGTCTTCGTCGAAAGCCAGTGGAAAGTATTGCCTGTCGATACTTTTACCGGCCTGGGTAACCTAGATGGCGCCAGCGCACCAACCGAACCTGAAGCTCCTGCCTTCACCTGTACCGGCGCTAAGATCACACCAATTTACAGCGTTCAGGGTGCAGGCAAGTCTAGCCCACTGATCGCCGACGGCGAGTATGCCTCTAAAGAGGAAGTGACGATTCGCGGTGTGGTAACCGCTCGTGGCGACAGCCTGTTCAAGGGCTTCTACCTGCAAGAAGTTGAGGGTGACAACTCGCCTTACACTTCTGACGGTATCTTTGTCTTCTTAGGCGAAGCGGCCGGCGAAGAGATCCAGCCTGGCGTTGAAGTCTGTGTTCAAGGTCTGGTGAAAGAATACTATGGCCTGACTCAAGTCGATATCAAGGCCGACAAGAAGATCGAAGTGGGTGAGAACGTAGGCGCGCCTGCTGCTCAACCTTTCTATGTGGCCGACGGCGAGAGCCTGGGTGATGCGCTAGAGCGTTTCGAAGGCATGCATGTGGTACTCGATGCCGGTAGCGACATGAAAGTCAGCCGTACCTTCAGCTATGACTACGCCGCCCGTCGTAACAACATGATGTTGTCTTACAAGGCGCCGCTGATGAAGGCGACCCAGCTCTATCCAGCGATGAGCGATGAAGCGATTGCGCTGGAAGCACAAAACCGCGCTAATCAGCTATTTATCGAGTCAGACTATAAGGCGAAAGATGGCGAAGTCCCTTACTTCCCAACCTTCAATGCCGAGAACGGTTATATCCGTGTCGGTGACCAACTGACTAACCTTCAAGGTGTGGTGAGCTACAGCTACAACGAATACCGCTTGGTGGCGACCAACGAGATTGTGGCGGGTGACTTCATTCGCGGCGATGATCGCAGCGATGCACCAGCCATTGCCACTAAGGGTGATATCCGTGTAGCTAGCTTCAACGTACTGAACTTCTTCAACAATGCGGTTGGTGGTGACGATACGCCTGCCGATAACCGTGGTGCTAACACCGAAGAAGAGATGCTGCTGCAACGCACTAAGATAGTGAATGCCATCACCGCCATGAACGCCGACATCGTTGGCCTGATGGAGATTGGTAACAACGGCTTTGGCGAGAAGAGTGCGATTCAAAACCTACTCGATGCACTAAATGCCGAACTCAGCGATGCCGACGCCTATAGCTTCGTCGAGATCAACGATGCCGATAAATACCAAGGCAAGTTTGTCGGTAGCGATGCTATCACTGTGGGCATGCTGTACCGCGCCGCTAAGGTGACACCGAGTGGTGATGCCTTCCTGATCGCCACACCTGAGCAACACGCTACCGCAGGCGTAGTGACTCGCGGCGAAGGCGACAAGGCGGAACTCAGCCCAGCGTTCGATAAATATCAACGTCACAGCCTAGGTCAAACCTTCAAGATCCATGACGAGCAGTTAACTGTCGTGGTGAACCACCTCAAGTCTAAGGGCTCAGGTTGTGTCGAAGATTGGGCTAACTATGAAGACAAGAGTGATCCAGCGGATCTTCAGGGCAAGTGTAACGAGTTCCGTGTATCGGCCGCTAAGGTCATTGGTGATGCGCTGCAAGACGTGAAGGGTGATCTCTTAGTGATCGGCGACATGAACGCCTACGGCAAAGAAGATCCTATCCGCGTATTGACCGACTTCGATGCCGCAAACAGCGATCGTGACATCATGACCGCCTCTTGGACAACGCTAGATGGCAAGGTATATGAGCGTGAAGGTAGCAAGATTGAGAAGGGCTATGGCCTGATCAACCTAAATACCAAGGTTCATGGCCCAGATACTTACTCATACAGCTACAACGGCGAGTTGGGTAACCTGGACCATGCATTGGCTAACACTAGCCTGGCCGAGCGCGTACTGGATATTCAAGACTGGCACATCAATGCGGTCGAATCGAACCTGTTCGAATACGGCAGCAAATACACAGGTGAGCTTGCCAAGTCTGAGAATGCTTTCTCTGCATCGGATCACGACCCTGTGATCGTGGCGCTAAGCTACCCAGCGCCTAAGCCAGAGCCTAAGCCTGAGCCGGAAGAAAAGGATGACGGCGGTTCACTGGGTTATCTAGGACTGATGTTACTTGGACTGGCTGGATTGCGTCGCCGCAACTAG
- a CDS encoding helix-turn-helix transcriptional regulator: MSKIDELVFLHQDSTPCHLAVLAESIGLKTRIARQVSDLDPERDRNSFYLIAQKGAALDSKGVPLIVARLLPHVPIALYQVERGSLEPESALLLGVRGLLFSDQRMDLSLTGLRKMVNDELWYDRPLISKVFRQLVSRQDSGVELTQDMVAMLQKLTTRERTIIQLVSSGARNKEIADRLCISEHTVKAHISSIFRKTQSRNRVELLRWSQANACHFEFC, encoded by the coding sequence ATGAGTAAAATTGATGAACTGGTTTTTCTACACCAAGATTCAACACCGTGCCATCTGGCCGTTCTGGCCGAATCGATCGGTCTAAAGACACGTATCGCCCGTCAGGTCAGCGACCTGGATCCGGAGCGGGATCGCAATAGTTTCTACCTCATTGCCCAGAAGGGTGCGGCGCTGGACAGCAAGGGCGTGCCTTTGATTGTCGCGCGTCTATTACCTCATGTGCCCATCGCCCTCTATCAGGTCGAACGCGGTAGCCTGGAGCCGGAATCTGCCCTGCTGCTCGGGGTGCGCGGCCTGCTGTTTTCCGATCAGCGTATGGATCTCTCGCTGACCGGATTGCGTAAGATGGTCAACGATGAGCTGTGGTATGACAGACCTTTGATCTCTAAGGTGTTTCGTCAGCTGGTGAGTCGCCAGGATAGCGGCGTCGAGCTGACCCAGGATATGGTCGCCATGCTGCAAAAGCTCACCACTCGTGAGCGTACCATCATACAGCTGGTCTCAAGCGGTGCCCGCAACAAGGAGATCGCCGATCGCCTCTGTATCAGCGAGCACACGGTCAAGGCCCATATCTCCTCAATCTTCCGTAAGACTCAGTCTCGTAATCGGGTAGAGCTGCTGCGCTGGTCCCAGGCAAACGCCTGTCACTTCGAGTTTTGTTAA